A single region of the Dunckerocampus dactyliophorus isolate RoL2022-P2 chromosome 3, RoL_Ddac_1.1, whole genome shotgun sequence genome encodes:
- the LOC129178873 gene encoding ammonium transporter Rh type C — protein sequence MGNCCEAMCNVRKNTNVRVSLPAVCFVWQIAMIILFGVFIRYDEESDASRWQDYKEEHNFTSDIENDFYYRYPSFQDVHVMIFIGFGFLMTFLKRYSFGAVGFNFLIAAFGLQWALLMQGWFHSLDLTTGKISIGVESLINADFCCAGSLIAYGALLGKVSPVQLLVVTLFGVTLFAVEEYIILELLHCRDAGGSMVIHAFGGYYGLGISWVLYRPKLDQSKRLNGSVYHSDMFAMIGTLFLWMFWPSFNSAITDHGDGQHRTAINTYIALASSVLTAVAISSLSQKRGKLDMVHIQNATLAGGVAMGTAAEFMIMPYGALIVGFLTGLISTFGYLYVTPFLEKYLKLQDTCGVHNLHAVPGMLGGFTGAIVAAAATESVYSQHGLDATFNFEGKFANRSVGTQGGYQAAGTCVAIAFGLVGGALVGLILRIPIWGDPADDNCFDDEVYWEVPEEEEGIPPVLEYNNHMINKHQDLSESNFTVEQS from the exons ATGGGGAACTGCTGCGAGGCCATGTGCAATGTGCGAAAGAACACCAATGTGCGCGTCAGTCTGCCGGCGGTCTGCTTCGTGTGGCAAATAGCTATGATCATCCTCTTTGGGGTCTTCATTCGCTATGATGAAGAGTCGGACGCCTCTCGCTGGCAGGACTACAAAGAGGAACACAACTTCACCAGTGACATTGAAAATGACTTTTACTACAGATATCCTA GTTTCCAGGATGTCCATGTGATGATCTTTATCGGATTTGGTTTCTTGATGACCTTCCTGAAACGTTACAGCTTCGGAGCCGTGGGCTTCAACTTCCTGATTGCCGCCTTTGGCCTGCAGTGGGCTCTTCTCATGCAGGGCTGGTTCCACTCCCTCGACCTCACAACTGGGAAAATCAGCATCGGCGTGGAGAG TTTGATCAATGCTGACTTCTGCTGTGCCGGCTCTCTGATTGCCTATGGTGCCCTGCTGGGTAAAGTCAGCCCTGTCCAGCTGTTGGTTGTCACCTTATTTGGCGTCACACTCTTTGCTGTGGAGGAATACATCATCCTCGAGCTTCTCCAT TGCAGAGATGCTGGTGGCTCCATGGTCATTCATGCCTTTGGAGGATATTATGGTCTGGGTATCTCCTGGGTCCTCTACCGACCAAAACTAGACCAAAGCAAACGCCTGAATGGCTCTGTGTACCACTCCGATATGTTCGCCATGATCG GTACCCTGTTCCTGTGGATGTTCTGGCCCAGTTTCAACTCTGCCATCACAGACCACGGCGACGGTCAGCACAGAACGGCCATCAACACTTACATCGCCCTGGCGTCGTCTGTTCTCACCGCTGTGGCCATATCCAGCTTGTCCCAGAAGAGAGGCAAACTGGACATG GTGCATATCCAGAACGCCACCCTGGCTGGTGGCGTTGCTATGGGAACAGCGGCCGAATTCATGATCATGCCCTACGGTGCGCTCATTGTGGGCTTCCTCACTGGCCTCATTTCAACTTTTGGCTACCTTTATGTCACG CCCTTCTTGGAAAAGTACCTGAAGCTGCAGGACACATGTGGCGTCCACAACCTGCACGCTGTACCAGGCATGCTTGGCGGCTTCACAGGCGCCATTGTGGCAGCTGCAGCTACTGAATCTGTATATAGCCAGCATGG GCTGGACGCAACCTTTAATTTTGAAGGAAAGTTTGCAAACAGGTCTGTGGGCACTCAAGGAGGCTATCAGGCTGCTGGCACATGCGTGGCCATCGCCTTTGGACTCGTTGGAGGAGCACTTGTTG gtctCATCCTGAGGATCCCAATCTGGGGCGACCCTGCTGATGATAACTGCTTCGATGACGAAGTCTACTGGGAG GTtcctgaggaagaggagggcatCCCTCCTGTGTTGGAGTACAACAACCACATGATTAACAAGCACCAAGACCT ctcTGAGTCCAACTTCACCGTGGAGCAAAGCTAG